One window from the genome of Solea solea chromosome 13, fSolSol10.1, whole genome shotgun sequence encodes:
- the ctss2.1 gene encoding cathepsin S, ortholog2, tandem duplicate 1, which produces MMTRTDRGMMLPSLLLVSLCVGAVSMLDSQLDFHWEMWKKTHEKSYRNQVEDVHRRGLWEKNLMLITMHNLEASMGFHTYELGMNHMGDLTEAEILESYATLTPPADMQRAPSPFTGTSGADLPDTMDWREKGCVTSVKMQGSCGSCWAFSAAGALEGQLAKKTGRLVDLSPQNLVDCSSKYGNKGCNGGYMHQAFQYVIDNQGIDSDASYPYKGRQQSCQYNPVNRAANCSQYELLPQGDEGALKQALATIGPISVAIDASRHTFVFYRSGVYDDPGCSKRVNHAVLAVGYGTDSGEDYWLIKNSWGISFGESGYVRMSRNKDNQCGITQYGCYPIM; this is translated from the exons atgATGACACGGACTGACCGAG GCATGATGTTGCCGAGCCTGCTGCTCGTGTCCCTGTGTGTCGGCGCTGTGTCCATGCTGGACAGCCAGCTGGACTTCCACTGGGAGATGTGGAAAAAGACGCATGAAAAAAGTTACCGCAACCAg GTGGAGGATGTGCACCGCCGGGGATTGTGGGAGAAGAACCTGATGCTCATTACCATGCACAACCTGGAGGCCTCGATGGGGTTTCACACCTACGAACTCGGCATGAACCACATGGGAGACCTG ACAGAAGCGGAGATCCTGGAGTCCTACGCCACACTCACTCCTCCTGCTGACATGCAGAGGGCGCCATCTCCCTTCACAGGCACATCAGGCGCTGATCTTCCAGACACCATGGACTGGAGAGAAAAGGGCTGCGTCACCAGTGTCAAAATgcag GGTTCCTGTGGCTCTTGCTGGGCCTTCAGCGCCGCGGGGGCCCTCGAGGGCCAGTTAGCCAAGAAGACAGGGAGACTGGTGGACCTGAGCCCACAGAACCTGGTGGACTGCTCTAGTAAATATGGCAACAAAGGTTGCAACGGCGGCTACATGCACCAGGCCTTCCAATACGTCATTGACAACCAGGGCATCGACTCAGACGCTTCGTATCCCTACAAAGGACGG CAACAaagttgccagtacaaccctgTTAATCGCGCCGCCAACTGCTCTCAGTACGAATTGCTGCCTCAGGGCGACGAGGGGGCTCTGAAGCAGGCGCTGGCCACCATCGGACCAATCTCGGTAGCCATTGACGCCTCGcgacacacatttgttttctacaGGAGCG GGGTCTACGACGACCCAGGGTGCTCCAAGAGGGTGAACCACGCCGTGTTAGCCGTGGGCTACGGCACAGACAGTGGAGAGGATTACTGGCTGATCAAGAACAG CTGGGGAATCTCTTTTGGAGAGTCGGGCTACGTCCGGATGTCACGCAACAAGGACAACCAGTGTGGCATCACTCAGTACGGCTGCTATCCCATCATGTAG
- the onecutl gene encoding one cut domain, family member, like → MDGVSLGEMSLHTHAHSHSDLAHSQDGRAMLHSRDLSAAFPRPSLGGPSMSLEPEPRPPGFDHSMSALGYSGDSPSSTGSTYTTLTPLQPFDDKFHHHHHHHPCLPVSNVIGSFTLMREDRGLSTNFYNPYGKDLAMTQSLSPPTTGSGLSSTMHGYGSLGNSSNGNGGQMLHGGYDVHGGSLFCRTSDFGREISPPGLGGGDVSLGHQLNKMEAHQHATGHHPHIYSQHYQPHHHPSHQTSKVSEHLHSSSSMASSPGEGMLPGLQGGGGSSGEEINTRDVAQRIITELKRYSIPQAIFAERVLCRSQGTLSDLLRNPKPWGKLKSGRETFKRMSRWLQEPEFQRMASLRLEACKRKEQEQSKLERNQGPKRTRLVFTDLQRRTLLAIFRENHRPTKELQVTIAQQLGLELSTVSNFFMNARRRNLNKWADEGRPSSTGSSGSSVSSSAVSCSTA, encoded by the exons ATGGACGGGGTCAGTCTGGGAGAGATGTCCCTGCACACTCacgctcactctcactctgaTCTGGCTCACAGTCAGGATGGCAGGGCCATGCTGCACTCGCGAGACCTTTCAGCTGCTTTCCCCAGGCCTTCCCTTGGGGGCCCCTCCATGTCCCTGGAGCCCGAGCCTCGTCCACCGGGCTTCGACCACTCCATGTCGGCACTGGGCTACAGCGGCGACTCCCCGTCCAGCACGGGCAGCACCTACACCACCCTGACCCCCCTGCAGCCCTTTGATGACAAgttccaccaccaccatcaccaccatcccTGCCTGCCGGTCAGCAACGTCATCGGCAGCTTCACCCTCATGCGCGAGGACCGAGGCCTCAGCACCAACTTCTACAACCCTTACGGCAAAGACCTCGCCATGACCCAAAGTCTGTCACCGCCCACCACGGGCTCGGGCCTGAGCTCGACCATGCACGGCTACGGCAGCCTGGGCAACAGCTCCAACGGCAACGGCGGTCAGATGCTCCACGGCGGCTACGACGTCCATGGGGGGAGCCTCTTCTGCAGGACGTCGGATTTTGGCCGCGAGATATCGCCGCCGGGCCTGGGAGGAGGCGACGTGTCATTGGGGCACCAGTTGAACAAAATGGAGGCTCACCAGCACGCCACGGGCCACCACCCTCACATCTACAGCCAGCACTACCAACCCCACCATCACCCCAGCCATCAGACCTCCAAGGTGAGCGAGCACCTGCACTCCTCGTCGTCCATGGCGTCCTCACCCGGTGAGGGCATGCTGCCGGGGCTGCAGGGCGGCGGGGGAAGCAGCGGGGAGGAGATCAACACCAGGGATGTGGCCCAGAGGATCATCACCGAGCTGAAGAGGTACAGCATCCCCCAGGCCATCTTCGCCGAGAGGGTTCTGTGTAGGTCACAGGGCACACTGTCTGACCTCCTGAGGAACCCCAAGCCCTGGGGCAAGCTCAAGTCCGGCCGCGAGACCTTTAAGAGGATGTCCCGCTGGCTCCAGGAGCCAGAGTTTCAAAGAATGGCCTCACTCCGGCTGGAGG CCTGCAAGCGAAAGGAGCAAGAGCAGAGCAAGCTGGAGCGCAATCAAGGCCCAAAGCGCACCAGGCTGGTGTTCACGGACCTGCAGCGGCGCACGCTCCTGGCCATCTTCAGGGAGAACCACCGCCCGACCAAAGAGCTGCAGGTGACCATCGCCCAGCAGCTGGGCCTGGAGCTCTCCACCGTCAGCAACTTCTTCATGAACGCCCGCCGACGTAACCTCAACAAGTGGGCAGACGAGGGCCGCCCTTCCTCCACGGGCTCCTCAGGCtccagcgtctcctcctccgcAGTGTCCTGCAGCACGGCGTGA